The following proteins come from a genomic window of Edaphobacter sp. 4G125:
- a CDS encoding Na+/H+ antiporter produces MESAASLHAIERMVLLLLVLVAAFAVIAHRLKVPYPIVLVLAGLGLTFLPHMPHIPLDPNLVFVIFLPPLLYSAAWTVSWRDFRRNLLIISSLAIGLVGFTVWGVAEFSDRFITALNWKSGFLLGAVLATTDAIAATSVAKALGLPRRIVDILEGESLLNDATGLLALEFGLRLLERGDLPTLGAGTARLVYLIVGGLGIGLLMGVIIAEFEKFVDNGPVELVLSLIVPYAAYLAGEEAKASGVLAVVACGLYMSRQSARVFSPNVRIQIVGAWEAMTFMLNGIVFLLIGLQMPYVLAGIRGDHNFMMLLKYGAIFSVTLIALRMIWVAPAVWLTNFVNWIKDRKEHITQRETFVIGWTGMRGVIALAAAYSVPETINGVEFEQRNLIIFLTFCVILVTLVLQGLTLPRVIRTLGLAGETGMEPEEREARTLALKEALNFLEKNRQGKSDSLMHAYDDLIDRYEHRLAEFTEDDSEHGATKAQIYQELVRASRGALEAERATIIHLRDEGAISDDVLRKLERRLDLEESKYRIS; encoded by the coding sequence TTGGAATCAGCGGCCAGTCTCCATGCGATCGAGAGAATGGTATTGCTGCTGCTGGTGCTGGTGGCAGCATTTGCAGTAATCGCTCATCGTTTGAAGGTGCCCTATCCCATTGTTCTGGTATTGGCAGGGTTGGGACTAACTTTTCTGCCCCACATGCCGCATATTCCACTGGATCCGAATCTGGTGTTCGTGATCTTTCTTCCGCCGTTGCTGTACTCTGCGGCATGGACGGTCTCGTGGAGAGACTTCCGGCGAAACCTACTGATCATCTCTTCGCTTGCCATTGGTCTGGTGGGTTTCACGGTCTGGGGCGTGGCGGAGTTCTCCGATCGCTTTATTACAGCACTGAACTGGAAGTCTGGTTTTTTGCTGGGAGCTGTGCTGGCTACGACGGATGCCATAGCAGCGACTTCGGTGGCGAAAGCGCTGGGTCTTCCGCGTCGCATCGTCGATATCCTTGAGGGCGAAAGCCTGCTGAACGATGCTACAGGCCTGTTGGCACTTGAGTTTGGCTTACGTCTGCTGGAACGAGGTGATCTGCCCACCTTGGGTGCAGGAACGGCTCGCCTGGTTTACCTGATCGTCGGCGGTCTCGGGATTGGCTTGCTGATGGGCGTTATCATTGCGGAGTTCGAAAAATTTGTCGATAACGGCCCGGTGGAACTAGTCCTAAGTCTAATTGTTCCGTATGCAGCCTACCTGGCGGGTGAAGAGGCGAAGGCATCAGGAGTGCTCGCAGTGGTCGCGTGTGGGCTCTATATGAGTCGACAAAGCGCGCGTGTCTTTTCGCCAAACGTACGGATTCAAATTGTCGGAGCCTGGGAGGCGATGACATTCATGTTGAATGGCATTGTCTTTCTGCTGATCGGCCTGCAGATGCCCTATGTATTGGCGGGCATTCGCGGCGACCACAATTTCATGATGCTACTGAAGTATGGAGCGATCTTCAGCGTAACCTTGATTGCGCTTCGTATGATCTGGGTTGCTCCGGCTGTGTGGTTGACAAACTTTGTGAATTGGATAAAGGACCGCAAAGAACACATCACTCAGCGAGAGACCTTCGTGATTGGGTGGACGGGAATGCGAGGCGTTATCGCTCTCGCCGCAGCATATTCGGTCCCGGAGACGATCAATGGCGTGGAGTTCGAGCAGAGAAACCTGATCATCTTCCTGACCTTCTGCGTGATTTTGGTCACATTGGTACTCCAGGGACTAACGTTGCCTCGAGTGATTCGTACGCTTGGGCTTGCGGGCGAGACGGGCATGGAACCGGAGGAGCGTGAGGCGCGAACCCTTGCTTTGAAAGAAGCTCTTAACTTTCTCGAGAAAAATCGCCAAGGGAAGAGCGATTCGCTGATGCATGCATACGATGATCTGATCGATCGTTACGAACACCGGCTGGCAGAGTTTACAGAGGATGATTCGGAGCACGGTGCAACCAAGGCGCAGATTTATCAGGAATTGGTGCGAGCCTCACGAGGCGCGTTGGAAGCAGAGCGAGCGACAATCATTCACCTGCGCGACGAAGGTGCGATCTCAGACGATGTCCTGCGGAAGTTGGAACGAAGACTTGATCTAGAAGAGAGCAAGTATCGGATCAGCTAG
- a CDS encoding penicillin acylase family protein yields the protein MSFSEPNAEPTLVPRRRRSDSQPLVHRPSRLPRFLTISISILLIVGLTAFFAVRSYVHHILVSSLPQTDGTFVLSGISAPVTVQRDAHGVPYIRATSLDDLVFAQGFVTAGDRLFQMDLLRRHAAGELAQIMGPSLLDHDRIQRILQLRATADRAISSLPAEQLHYLEAYARGVNASIAVQRDHLPLEFRVLRYKPTPWTPRDSILIGLVMFQDLTNSFPTKLSREAIASRLPAELVNDLYPVGSWRDHPPEQPIVDLTAPQELPDIPLDESQSKLTSPNIPTASLGDILALARALGPVCESCFSGSNNWVVSGTRTTTGKPLLSNDMHLAHSVPGVWYQADLSAPAPFGNFHVAGVSLPGFPFIVVGHNDHIAWGFTNLGADVQDIFIEHLRGSSPSEEFQSADGTWHPVLHQTEIIHIRGKADVTLDVASTLHGGIPTPVISPLLPSEKRTLALRWVIYDPTALAAPFLHINAASDWPSFLEAFSHFGGPAQNVVYADDQGHIGYHAVGAIPLRGNPLAPNSPAPVPAISAKNPPEQNSDQPAPTPPPGSPLSPIPVDTVTGHYDWIGYIPFVQLPQSFDPQNGVLATANSRVTSDSYPYTLTLNWAAPYRNERIWKVLLGRDHLTAADMLSLQTDIYSDLDRNIAQRLAYSIDHSATKDKRLHQAADILRNWNGQVDANSSAPPIVNAAREALWQLILEPRVGAGLHPDTKGNMVPLWKLYSWGEKSYAAEQIIMHTPDRWLPPGFTNWNELLTAAVSRGLTDAQAPSDLSHWKQGQASPVDIEHPIYSRSAIFHALIDMPTGTGVKPQSGDGSTIKQVGRAFGPSERFTADLSDLDRSTLNLVLGESGNPASPWFLDQWPAWYNGTTFPMPFTTPAVNAATKHSLILKPN from the coding sequence ATGAGCTTCTCCGAACCCAACGCAGAGCCCACCCTGGTCCCCCGCCGCAGGCGCAGCGATAGCCAGCCCCTTGTTCATCGTCCCAGCCGTCTTCCGCGGTTCCTGACCATCTCCATATCCATTCTTCTCATCGTCGGACTTACGGCTTTCTTCGCTGTGCGTAGTTATGTGCATCACATCCTGGTTTCCTCGCTGCCGCAGACCGATGGCACTTTCGTCCTTTCCGGGATCTCGGCTCCCGTTACGGTTCAGCGCGATGCGCATGGCGTCCCTTATATCCGCGCCACATCTCTCGACGATCTGGTTTTCGCGCAGGGTTTTGTCACCGCAGGAGATCGTCTCTTCCAGATGGATCTCCTGCGTCGCCACGCCGCCGGCGAGCTGGCACAGATCATGGGACCGAGTCTTCTCGATCACGATCGCATCCAGCGCATCCTCCAGCTCCGAGCCACCGCTGATCGGGCGATCTCTTCCCTCCCAGCAGAACAGCTTCACTACCTCGAAGCCTATGCCCGAGGAGTCAATGCATCCATTGCCGTCCAACGCGATCATCTCCCTTTGGAGTTCCGCGTCCTTCGCTACAAGCCCACCCCCTGGACACCTCGCGATTCCATCCTTATCGGCCTGGTCATGTTTCAAGACCTCACGAACAGCTTCCCCACCAAACTCAGCCGCGAGGCTATCGCCTCCCGCCTGCCGGCCGAACTCGTTAATGATCTCTATCCCGTCGGCTCATGGCGAGACCATCCGCCCGAACAACCCATCGTTGACCTGACCGCGCCACAGGAACTCCCTGACATTCCGTTGGACGAGTCGCAATCAAAGCTCACATCGCCGAATATCCCCACAGCATCGCTTGGCGATATCCTCGCCCTCGCCCGCGCTCTTGGACCTGTCTGCGAGTCTTGCTTCTCGGGCTCCAATAACTGGGTCGTCTCCGGCACCCGCACAACCACCGGCAAGCCTCTGCTCTCTAACGATATGCACCTGGCCCACAGCGTTCCGGGAGTCTGGTATCAGGCAGATCTCTCCGCACCCGCACCCTTCGGCAACTTCCACGTCGCAGGCGTATCTCTTCCCGGTTTCCCCTTTATCGTCGTCGGACATAACGATCACATCGCTTGGGGATTTACTAACCTCGGCGCCGATGTTCAGGACATCTTCATCGAACACCTTCGCGGGTCCAGTCCCTCTGAGGAGTTCCAGTCCGCCGATGGGACCTGGCACCCTGTCCTCCATCAAACCGAGATCATCCACATCCGTGGCAAAGCCGACGTCACACTCGATGTCGCCTCCACTCTTCACGGTGGCATTCCAACTCCGGTCATCTCTCCACTTCTCCCTTCTGAAAAGAGGACGTTGGCACTTCGCTGGGTCATCTACGATCCCACGGCACTTGCCGCTCCTTTCCTCCACATCAACGCAGCGAGCGACTGGCCTAGTTTCCTCGAAGCCTTCTCACACTTCGGCGGCCCTGCACAAAACGTCGTCTATGCCGACGATCAGGGACACATCGGTTACCACGCCGTCGGCGCAATCCCTCTACGTGGCAATCCTCTGGCTCCTAATTCACCTGCCCCTGTTCCGGCTATATCAGCAAAAAATCCCCCGGAGCAAAACTCTGACCAACCTGCGCCTACGCCTCCACCCGGCAGCCCGTTGAGCCCTATTCCCGTCGACACCGTAACCGGTCACTACGACTGGATCGGATACATTCCCTTCGTCCAGCTTCCGCAGTCTTTCGACCCACAGAACGGTGTTCTGGCAACAGCAAACTCTAGAGTCACCTCCGACAGCTACCCCTATACCCTTACCCTCAACTGGGCTGCTCCCTATCGCAACGAACGCATCTGGAAGGTGCTTCTCGGCCGCGACCACCTCACCGCCGCAGACATGCTCTCCCTCCAGACAGATATCTACTCTGATCTCGATCGCAACATCGCGCAGCGCCTCGCTTACTCCATCGATCACTCCGCCACAAAAGATAAGCGACTCCACCAGGCCGCCGATATTCTTCGGAACTGGAACGGGCAGGTCGATGCCAACTCCTCCGCACCTCCCATCGTGAACGCTGCCCGCGAAGCTCTCTGGCAGCTGATCCTCGAGCCTCGTGTCGGCGCCGGACTTCATCCTGATACGAAGGGCAATATGGTTCCGCTCTGGAAGCTTTACTCCTGGGGGGAAAAGAGCTACGCGGCCGAACAAATCATCATGCATACGCCCGATCGCTGGCTGCCACCCGGATTTACTAACTGGAACGAACTTCTCACCGCTGCCGTCAGCCGTGGCCTCACCGACGCCCAGGCACCCAGCGATCTCTCGCATTGGAAACAAGGGCAAGCGTCTCCTGTCGACATCGAGCACCCCATCTATTCACGTTCGGCCATTTTTCACGCCCTCATCGATATGCCCACTGGAACCGGGGTCAAACCACAGAGTGGCGATGGCAGCACTATCAAACAAGTCGGGCGAGCCTTCGGTCCGTCTGAGCGCTTTACCGCAGACCTCTCCGATCTCGACCGCTCGACTCTGAATCTCGTGCTTGGAGAATCCGGCAATCCTGCTAGCCCCTGGTTCCTTGACCAATGGCCAGCATGGTACAACGGCACCACCTTTCCGATGCCCTTCACCACTCCCGCCGTCAACGCAGCGACAAAACACTCGCTGATCCTGAAGCCCAATTAG
- a CDS encoding polyprenyl synthetase family protein: MNPSVQDLLRAGAELTDAALERLLPSPNTLPHSIHRAMRHSVFAGGKRLRPILAMEAARMTSQTGEIPDGSADLGAALEMIHTYSLIHDDLPALDNDDLRRGQPTCHVVFGEAIAILAGDALQTLAFQTLAQLPTPPATTVSVLREVSLAIGTGVGTNSPLPPGMIGGQVVDIESEGKQPTAELVESIHRAKTGALITTSIVSGGILGLAHIDHDFHADTIGRLRTFGEKAGLAFQIVDDVLDMTQSSEELGKTAGKDTASIKATWPAVFGIEQSIKDAEELIADAFAALEPFGQAANPLKALASYLVERKH; encoded by the coding sequence ATGAATCCCTCTGTACAAGATCTACTTCGCGCTGGCGCTGAACTTACAGACGCTGCCTTGGAACGCCTGCTGCCTTCCCCCAATACCCTGCCTCACTCCATTCATCGCGCCATGCGCCACTCTGTCTTTGCCGGTGGTAAGCGCCTGCGTCCCATCCTTGCAATGGAGGCTGCCCGCATGACCTCGCAGACTGGAGAGATTCCCGATGGCTCCGCTGATCTTGGTGCGGCCTTGGAGATGATCCATACCTACTCCCTTATTCACGACGACCTGCCCGCACTCGATAATGACGATCTCCGTCGCGGGCAGCCTACCTGCCACGTCGTCTTTGGAGAAGCCATCGCCATCCTCGCTGGAGACGCGCTCCAGACGCTTGCCTTCCAGACCCTTGCACAGCTCCCCACTCCGCCCGCCACCACCGTCTCTGTCCTGCGCGAAGTCTCCCTGGCCATCGGGACTGGTGTAGGGACAAACAGTCCACTTCCTCCCGGCATGATCGGTGGCCAGGTTGTCGATATCGAATCTGAAGGAAAACAGCCTACCGCCGAACTCGTCGAATCGATCCATCGTGCCAAGACGGGAGCTCTCATCACCACCTCGATCGTTTCCGGCGGCATCCTCGGCCTCGCCCATATCGATCATGACTTTCACGCCGATACCATCGGACGGCTTCGTACCTTCGGAGAGAAGGCTGGGCTGGCTTTCCAGATTGTCGACGACGTCCTCGATATGACCCAGAGCTCTGAAGAGCTTGGCAAGACCGCAGGAAAGGACACCGCCAGTATCAAGGCAACATGGCCCGCCGTCTTCGGGATCGAACAGTCCATCAAAGATGCGGAAGAGCTGATTGCGGACGCCTTTGCTGCTCTCGAGCCCTTCGGTCAGGCAGCCAACCCTCTAAAAGCCCTCGCCAGCTATCTGGTTGAGCGCAAACATTAG
- a CDS encoding CPBP family intramembrane glutamic endopeptidase, translating to MPDTFPDTPRTPTSPQSSPILFGPHGLRAGWSLLVAVTLFFTSIWAMTSLLHATRLVAPHAMERVPGPLPVFIVEAVSFLAIALVTWIMSRIEQRPVHLYGLGGVHKTTRFLVGVLFGLLAISLLILILLKANLLAIDRRLLTGSAIFRYALLWIPGFLAIGFFEEYLFRGYLQYTLARGLSGIANYLPGKPDPQAVGFWISAFLVSFGFGAVHGSNPGESPAGLVCAGLASLIFCFSLWRTGSLWWAIGLHAAWDYGQSFLYGVADSGTLFQHRLLETHPIGSPLLSGGTTGPEGSILCLIPLLLLAAAIHFTQPRSASSYASLMPTTQPTSTEEVSLG from the coding sequence TTGCCAGATACCTTTCCCGACACTCCTCGCACGCCGACCTCCCCGCAGTCTTCCCCAATCCTCTTCGGACCCCATGGCCTTCGCGCCGGTTGGAGCCTGTTGGTCGCTGTTACGCTCTTCTTCACATCGATCTGGGCGATGACCTCTCTGCTTCACGCAACGCGCCTGGTCGCGCCTCACGCGATGGAGCGCGTTCCTGGCCCCCTGCCCGTCTTCATCGTTGAAGCTGTCTCCTTCCTCGCGATCGCTCTCGTCACCTGGATCATGAGCAGGATAGAGCAACGCCCTGTCCACCTCTACGGCTTGGGGGGCGTTCACAAAACCACCCGCTTCCTCGTCGGAGTACTGTTCGGCCTTCTCGCAATCTCTTTGCTAATCCTCATCCTTCTCAAAGCAAACCTGCTTGCGATTGATCGCCGTCTCCTCACAGGATCAGCCATCTTCCGTTATGCCCTGCTCTGGATCCCTGGGTTCCTCGCGATTGGCTTCTTTGAGGAGTATCTGTTTCGCGGCTATCTGCAATACACCCTGGCTCGCGGCTTGTCCGGAATAGCCAACTATCTTCCAGGCAAACCAGATCCTCAAGCCGTTGGCTTCTGGATCTCCGCCTTTCTCGTCTCCTTCGGGTTCGGAGCGGTGCACGGCTCGAACCCTGGCGAAAGTCCCGCCGGACTTGTCTGCGCAGGGCTCGCCTCTCTCATCTTTTGCTTCAGTCTCTGGCGAACCGGATCGCTCTGGTGGGCCATAGGGTTACATGCAGCATGGGACTACGGCCAGTCTTTTCTTTACGGCGTTGCTGATAGTGGGACTCTCTTCCAACATCGCCTCTTGGAGACTCACCCCATAGGCTCACCTTTGCTCAGTGGAGGAACCACCGGACCGGAAGGCAGCATCCTCTGCCTCATTCCCCTGCTGTTGCTGGCAGCCGCAATCCACTTTACCCAACCGAGAAGCGCAAGCAGCTACGCCTCCCTGATGCCAACAACCCAACCTACGTCAACAGAAGAAGTGTCTCTCGGCTAG
- a CDS encoding UxaA family hydrolase, producing MAHVLKLGKHDDVAVALQPVNAGEFIPELQLTALSDIPAGHKLALQAIDTGSPVRKFDQIIGFATQPIAKGQHIHTQNLAVADFERDYAIGTNTFITDAPQLTQHETSFDGFVRPDGRVGTRNYVGILTTVNCSASVARRIAAHFTPEILSAYPNVDGVVAITHGTGCGMAEHGEPANLLRRVFSGYATHPNFASVLLLGLGCETNQIDHLVPLIGQPGTVAALAIQEEGGTTATIKSGIAKIYEMLQQANAVTRSSVPASHLVIGLQCGGSDAYSGISANPALGVAVDRLVRAGGTAILSETPEIYGAEHLLTRRAAHPEIAHRLIERIHWWEEYTARHKGSIDNNPQPGNKAGGLTTILEKSLGAVSKGGTTNLNAVYLYAEQVRQRGLVFMDSPGFDPVSATGQVAGGANLICFTTGRGSVFGCKPTPSIKLASNTALFRRMSDDMDLNCGSIIDGEETVEQSGAAIFKEILAIASGKLTRSELHGFGEEEFQPWLQSATL from the coding sequence GTGGCTCACGTCCTCAAGCTCGGGAAACATGATGATGTTGCAGTGGCCCTCCAGCCTGTGAATGCGGGTGAGTTCATTCCCGAGTTGCAACTCACTGCGCTTTCCGATATCCCTGCTGGACACAAATTAGCTCTTCAAGCGATCGATACTGGAAGCCCCGTGCGCAAGTTCGACCAGATTATTGGTTTTGCCACTCAACCGATTGCCAAGGGCCAACACATCCATACTCAGAATCTTGCGGTGGCTGACTTCGAGCGAGACTACGCTATCGGTACAAATACTTTCATCACCGATGCACCACAGCTCACCCAGCATGAAACCAGCTTCGATGGTTTCGTGCGACCAGACGGCCGCGTAGGGACACGAAACTATGTGGGCATCCTGACCACTGTGAACTGTTCTGCTTCGGTCGCCCGCCGCATCGCTGCACACTTTACGCCCGAGATATTAAGCGCTTACCCAAACGTTGATGGCGTGGTAGCGATCACACACGGCACGGGCTGTGGAATGGCAGAGCACGGCGAGCCTGCCAATCTCCTGCGCCGCGTCTTTTCCGGATACGCAACTCATCCAAACTTCGCCTCGGTCCTTCTGCTTGGACTGGGTTGCGAGACAAATCAGATCGATCACCTGGTTCCACTCATCGGCCAACCCGGCACGGTCGCTGCTCTGGCGATTCAGGAAGAAGGCGGAACAACCGCAACGATCAAGAGTGGAATCGCAAAAATCTACGAGATGCTTCAACAGGCCAACGCGGTTACACGCTCCTCAGTTCCAGCCTCGCACCTGGTGATTGGTCTGCAATGCGGTGGATCAGATGCGTACTCGGGAATCAGCGCCAATCCCGCGCTGGGAGTCGCGGTGGATCGCCTGGTGCGTGCCGGGGGAACTGCCATTCTCTCGGAGACGCCGGAGATCTACGGAGCCGAACACCTGCTCACCCGCCGCGCCGCACATCCTGAGATCGCACATCGCCTGATCGAGCGCATCCACTGGTGGGAGGAGTACACCGCGCGGCACAAAGGCTCGATCGACAACAATCCTCAGCCCGGCAACAAGGCTGGCGGCTTGACCACCATCCTTGAGAAGTCTCTTGGCGCCGTCTCTAAGGGCGGAACAACGAATCTGAATGCGGTCTATCTCTACGCAGAGCAGGTACGACAGCGTGGCCTTGTCTTCATGGACTCGCCCGGCTTCGATCCAGTCTCTGCGACTGGTCAAGTTGCCGGCGGGGCCAACCTGATCTGCTTTACCACTGGACGAGGTTCGGTATTCGGCTGCAAGCCAACCCCTTCAATCAAGCTTGCTTCGAATACCGCACTGTTTCGTCGAATGTCGGACGACATGGATCTCAACTGCGGTTCCATCATCGATGGTGAGGAGACGGTAGAGCAGTCAGGAGCCGCAATCTTCAAGGAGATTCTTGCAATTGCTTCTGGCAAATTAACCCGCAGCGAACTCCACGGATTCGGCGAAGAAGAGTTCCAGCCGTGGCTTCAAAGTGCCACTTTATAG
- a CDS encoding 2-oxoglutarate dehydrogenase E1 component — protein sequence MATKAEALTQAPATPNQQERESVFDSFRRWGYLQASLDPLGQYLPPEPFPVTVPEGELAAEARRYYCGTIAVEFMHIANLEQRQWLQSQFEKTSSKPNQAKILTQLIHADLFEQVIQSRYLGTKRFSLEGITALIPFLDQILETGSTQGVTKAMIAMNHRGRLNVMTNTIGRPASEIFTKFEDVDPRSTLGGGDVKYHLGATGDYTSPSGKIISLHLASNPSHLEAIDPVLIGRTRARQERIGEGGKKQVLPILIHGDAAFSGQGILAETLNMETLPGYSVGGVIHVIVNNLLGFTANPEESNSSRFSTDIAKRLPMPIIHVNAEDPDAVVRVATIVTEYRQRFGSGVVIDLIGYRRHGHSEVDDPTVTQPRRYAIIKDHKPLYQIYAEKIGVNPTKEAEAIQQEYLDQQKVATQADQIPHMATLPSYWDKYKGGEYDPAYEVNTGISAERVHELVTKLTTVPKDFHIHPKVKKLFEQRQEMGSGAKPFDYGMAELVAYASLLEDGTLVRLTGQDSQRGTFNQRHSVLVDTETEVRYSPLSHLSDKQGKFEVYNSLLSEAAVLGFEYGFARDYPEALVLWEAQFGDFANGAQIIIDQFIAASEAKWGLLSGVVMLLPHGYEGQGPEHSSARIERYLQLAANDNMQICQPSTAAQHFHLLRRQVMRPWRKPLVVFTPKSMLRHPDAASPIAAFAQDRFLNVLPDHEAQNPRRLLVCSGKIGHNLRVEREKRKDKSVGIIFLEQLYPWPEEEMLAALDQYPNAEEIVWVQEEPANMGAYTYVMPLLRRVARDRAVLSVKRSASATPATGSAKAHDIEEKTLVDMALGFAGDR from the coding sequence ATGGCCACCAAGGCAGAGGCGTTGACTCAAGCACCCGCCACACCAAATCAACAAGAACGCGAATCCGTGTTCGACAGCTTTCGCCGATGGGGGTACCTGCAGGCCTCGCTGGACCCACTCGGACAATACCTTCCCCCAGAACCATTTCCCGTTACTGTTCCTGAGGGAGAACTCGCCGCGGAAGCCCGCCGCTACTACTGTGGAACAATCGCAGTCGAGTTCATGCACATTGCCAACCTGGAGCAGAGACAGTGGCTCCAGTCGCAGTTTGAAAAAACTTCTTCCAAACCGAACCAGGCAAAGATCCTCACACAACTGATCCACGCTGACCTGTTCGAACAGGTCATCCAGTCGCGATATCTCGGCACCAAACGTTTCTCTCTCGAAGGGATCACCGCGCTGATTCCCTTCCTCGATCAGATTCTCGAGACCGGCTCCACACAGGGCGTCACGAAGGCGATGATTGCAATGAACCATCGCGGCCGCCTCAACGTGATGACGAACACCATCGGCCGGCCTGCATCGGAGATCTTCACCAAGTTTGAAGACGTCGATCCGCGCAGCACTCTGGGCGGTGGCGATGTGAAATACCATCTCGGCGCGACCGGCGACTACACCTCGCCGAGCGGTAAGATCATCAGCCTTCACTTGGCCTCGAATCCGAGCCATCTTGAAGCGATCGATCCCGTACTGATTGGTCGCACCCGCGCGCGCCAGGAGCGTATCGGCGAGGGAGGCAAAAAGCAGGTGCTTCCCATCCTGATCCATGGCGACGCAGCGTTCTCCGGACAGGGCATTCTGGCCGAGACTCTCAACATGGAGACGCTGCCGGGCTACAGCGTGGGCGGAGTCATCCACGTTATCGTCAACAACCTTCTGGGCTTCACGGCAAACCCTGAGGAATCGAACTCCTCGCGCTTCTCGACCGACATCGCCAAGCGCCTGCCGATGCCCATCATCCATGTCAATGCTGAAGATCCGGATGCAGTCGTTCGTGTTGCGACCATCGTGACCGAATACCGTCAGCGCTTCGGCTCGGGAGTCGTCATCGATCTGATTGGCTATCGCCGTCATGGTCACAGCGAAGTCGACGATCCGACTGTCACGCAGCCCCGGCGCTACGCCATCATCAAGGACCACAAGCCGCTCTATCAGATCTACGCAGAAAAGATCGGTGTAAATCCAACGAAGGAAGCTGAGGCGATCCAGCAGGAGTATCTCGATCAGCAGAAGGTAGCAACCCAGGCGGATCAGATTCCTCACATGGCCACCCTTCCCTCGTACTGGGACAAGTACAAGGGCGGCGAGTACGATCCGGCTTACGAGGTGAACACCGGAATCTCTGCTGAGCGCGTCCACGAGTTGGTGACGAAGCTCACTACAGTTCCGAAGGATTTCCATATCCATCCCAAGGTGAAGAAGCTCTTCGAACAGCGCCAGGAGATGGGTTCCGGAGCGAAACCGTTCGACTACGGTATGGCCGAGCTGGTCGCTTATGCTTCGTTGCTTGAGGATGGAACGCTGGTTCGTCTGACGGGTCAGGACTCGCAGCGCGGAACCTTCAATCAGCGTCACTCAGTTCTCGTGGATACAGAGACCGAAGTTCGCTACTCTCCGCTTTCGCATCTCAGCGACAAGCAGGGCAAGTTCGAGGTCTACAACTCGCTTCTCTCTGAAGCCGCAGTGCTTGGCTTCGAGTATGGATTCGCTCGCGACTATCCCGAGGCGCTGGTACTTTGGGAGGCTCAGTTTGGCGATTTTGCCAACGGAGCGCAGATCATCATCGATCAGTTCATCGCAGCCAGTGAAGCGAAGTGGGGCCTGCTCTCTGGTGTCGTTATGCTGCTTCCACATGGCTACGAGGGACAGGGACCAGAACACTCCAGCGCCCGCATCGAGCGTTATCTGCAGCTTGCAGCCAACGACAACATGCAGATCTGTCAACCCTCGACTGCGGCCCAGCACTTCCATCTGCTGCGGCGTCAAGTAATGCGTCCGTGGCGCAAGCCGTTGGTCGTCTTTACCCCGAAGAGCATGTTGCGCCACCCGGATGCAGCGTCTCCGATTGCGGCGTTTGCGCAAGACCGCTTCCTGAATGTACTTCCAGATCATGAGGCACAGAATCCGCGGCGGCTGCTGGTGTGCAGCGGCAAGATCGGGCACAACCTGCGTGTCGAGCGCGAGAAGCGTAAGGACAAGAGCGTCGGCATCATCTTCCTGGAACAGCTTTATCCCTGGCCGGAAGAGGAGATGCTTGCCGCACTCGATCAGTATCCGAATGCCGAGGAGATCGTCTGGGTGCAGGAAGAGCCGGCAAACATGGGCGCTTACACCTACGTGATGCCTCTGCTTCGTCGCGTGGCCCGCGATCGTGCAGTGCTGAGCGTGAAGCGAAGCGCCAGCGCTACTCCGGCGACCGGTTCAGCCAAAGCACACGATATTGAGGAGAAGACCCTGGTCGATATGGCCTTAGGGTTTGCGGGAGACCGATAA